The Fibrobacter sp. UWB2 genomic interval CTACATCGTACTTAAATTTCTGTTCCCAGGTAATGGCGTTGCGACCGTTTACCTGCGCAAGGCCGCTGAGCCCCGGGCGCACATCATGGCGATGTTTTTGCTCGGAATTGTAACGCGGCAGGTATTCCACCAAAAGCGGTCTCGGCCCGATTACAGCCATGTCACCCTTGAGGATGTTGAATAGCTCCGGAAGTTCGTCGAGGCTTGTGCTGCGTAGGAACTTGCCGTAGGCATTCAGGCGAACATCGTCTGGGAGTAGGTTGCCGTTGGCGTCCTTTTCGTTCGTCATGGTGCGGAACTTGATGAGCTTGAAGATTTTTTCGTTAAGGCCCGGGCGCGGCTGCGTAAAGAACGGGTTGCCCTTCATCTTGATGGCGCCGAGAATCGTGAGTACGACGAGGACCGGGCTCAGGCAGATGATGGCAGCCAAAGCACAGAAGAAGTCGAGAGGGCGCTTGAAAAACCGGGCGTACATTACTCGAAGCATTCCTTGATGGTCTGGATGATGGCGTCCTGCTGTTCGGGGGTCATCTTGTTGTCGCTCGGGAGGCAGAGTCCGCGGGCAAAGATGTCGGCACCCACGTCTCGGGTTTCGCCGGCAATGTAGGCGTTCGTGCGGGCGCGTCCGTTGCCGTTCGCGGTGATGAAGGCGCGGCTCATGTACATGGGCTGCATGTGCATCGGTTTCCAGATGGGGCGGCCTTCGGCGTTCATGGCGGCGATGCGCTCGAGGATTTCCGTCGGGCAGCTCTTGCCTTTTTCGTGGATGTAAAGGGCCTCGGTTTCGCCGCGCACCTGCTTACACATGGCACTCTTGTCGATAATCAGGCAGCTGAGCCAAAAATTCGGTTCGCTGTTCTCTGCGTCGTAGGGGTTCATCTGCACCGGGAGTCCCTTCAGGCCTTCCTTGTAGCGCATGTAGATGGCCTTTTTCTGGGCGATGTGCTCTTCGAGATAGGGCATCTGGCCGCGCACCACGCCGGCGATCACATTGCTCATGCGGTAGTTGTAGCCGATTTCTTCGTGCTGGTACCACGGGGCAGCCTCGCGGCTCTGGGTGCTCCACTTGCGCACCTTCTCGGCGTCTTCCTTGCTGTCGGTAAGGAACATGCCGCCGCTAGAGCCGGTGATAATCTTGTTTCCGTTGAAGCTGATGGCGCTGTAGTCGCCGAAGTTGCCGGTCTGCTTGCCCTTGTAGCTTGCACCGAAGCTTTCGGCGGCGTCTTCGATGAGGAGGGCGTTGTGTTTTTGGCAGATGGCACGGATTTCGTCAACCCTGGCCGGGGTTCCGTAGAGGTGTACGAGTACCACCAGGCGCACGTCCGGGTAAATTTCAAAAGCCTTTTCGAGGGCGACCGGGTCCATGTTCCACGTCTTGTATTCGGTGTCGATGAACACTGCCTCGCCGTTCTCGTAGGCGATGGGGTTCACGGTGGCGTCGAACGTCATGTCGCTGCAGAACACCTTGTGGTTTTGGAGCGCCCCGGTGCCGGCCTTGGGCATGCCGTAAAGCGCTTCGCCAGCGAGCTTTGTGCAGAGGTGGAGTGCGGCCGTGCCTGCGGAGAGCGCGACGGCGTACTTGCAGCCGACCTTCTCGGCGGCGAGCCTTTCGAGCTCGTTGATGTTCGCGCCGACGGTGCTCATCCAGTTGGTTTCGTAAGCCTCGGTGACGTACTTGATTTCGTCGCCGTGCATCGTTGGGCTAGAGAGCCAGACCTTCTTCTCGAAACGCATCATGGATTACCGCAACCTCGGGGTTACTCCGGCGCATATAAGGTAAGGCGACCTCCGCCCCGACCTGCATTGCCGGATGTTAAACAATTCTTACCAAATATAAGTAATTAATCTTATTATTTGTAAGTTTTCTGCCCTTATAATGACAGAAAACTTACTTTTTTGAGTTGAGGATGGGCAAAAGAATCTTTTTGAGCTGCAGAAGTACTACTTCATAGCTAGCATAGCCGCAATCACACTATCCGGCACATTCTGCGAACGCAGAAAATCTGCACGTTTTGATGTCAGAACATCATTTTTCTTGCGCTCACTATCCCTGCCTCTAGCCTGGCCCTTAAGGAAGGCTTCTGCTTCAATTGCTTCATATTCATGATGGTCAAACATGTTAGCCTCCAATGCTTTCAAAAGTTCTGGTTTCATGCGGCTTATGCGCAAACGTTCACGAGCATTCACAAAAATCGGGTCTTCCGTTTCGGGAACCTGGAGCGGGCCTCGAGAAATAAGCCGGAGCCAAAAATCCTCGCGGGTTTTAACGCCCTTACGCAACCGCAAGAAGTTGGGCAAGTCAACTACAATATACCTATTTTTCCGCGAAATAGGGAGCGCATTCCCCGACTTGACCTCATATTCGCTATAAGTAGTCCAAACGTCCTTATAGATATCCTTTGATTGAAGAATCGAACTATTGCAGAGCCAAATAGACACCGTTTCCGGGAGCTCATAATAGCGATACTTTCGGTCCTGTTCCGACAGACCCTGAAAATATGGCGAACGATTGTATTCATACTTGCCACGCAGCGTGAGGTACGAATTATAAAGGTGCATGCGATCAAAGAAGAATGAGTGGACCTTGTTTTGCATTTCCACATTCAAATATCGGTTGTCCTTGGTTCGCACCCATACATCGAGACGCGCAGGGTCGTTTTCCGGCATAAAAATGTCGATGGGCTTTTCGAATTCGTATTCGAGGTCTACTATTCCGTGGTCGGGATCCAGTTGAAGCAAGCTATTGAGGACGTCGCGAATGGTGTCCTTGTCGTCCATCAGTATGCGAAAAATCGCCGCGTATTTGGGCAGCAAGAATTCCTCGCCTTGTTCATCCCTGACAATGTACGTTTTTGTTGATTGATTATCGTTACTAGACATATATTCCGGGCTTACGCTTGCGTAATTTTGGACCATACATGCTAATAATCGCCGCAAAAAAGCGCACATCTATAGCAGCCGTCCTCAGTGAACTCACCCAAAATAAAGAATCCTAATCCAGGAGGCATCAATGAGCAACGATTCCCTGATGCTTTATCATGGAACGTAAACTAGAAAAGAGCCGTCGGTATTGCTACCGGCGGTTCTTTGATTGTTGGATGGAGGAGGAGTCTTTTTTATAAGCTTTTATATTTTCAAGTTCTTCAGGTATTGCGAAAGTTCCATGTTCGCGGAGTAGTCCACCGGGCACTCGATGATGCTCGGCACGTCTTGGCGGAAAGCTTCGCGCAAGGTGCTCGGCAAGTCTTCGGTGCGTTCAATGCGGTAGCCCTTCAGATGCAAGGATTCGGCGTACTTGACGTAATCCGGATTCGTGAATTCGACCGCATAGCTGTCGCCATAGCGTTCTTCCTGTTTCCACTTGATGAGGCCGTAGCCGCCATCGGTAAAAATCAGCGTCACGAACGGGATGTGTTCGCGGTAAGCCGTCTCGAGTTCCTGGCTGTTCATCATAAAGCCGCCATCACCTGTGACCGCCAAGACCTTTTTCTTGGGGTTCAAAAGCTTTGCCGCAATCGCGCCAGGCACCGCAATACCCATGGTCGCAAAACCGTTAGAAATAATGCAGGTGTTCGGGTGGTCGCAATTGTACTGGCGGGCAATCCACATCTTGTGCGCACCCACGTCCGAAATCAGGATGTCTTCTTCATCCAGAACGAGGCGGATGTCGTGCAGCACCTTCTGCGG includes:
- a CDS encoding sugar transferase, whose protein sequence is MYARFFKRPLDFFCALAAIICLSPVLVVLTILGAIKMKGNPFFTQPRPGLNEKIFKLIKFRTMTNEKDANGNLLPDDVRLNAYGKFLRSTSLDELPELFNILKGDMAVIGPRPLLVEYLPRYNSEQKHRHDVRPGLSGLAQVNGRNAITWEQKFKYDVEYVNNVTFFGDVKIILTTLKKAVKREGISGANGEATMTAFMGTPEPEQKVANG
- a CDS encoding DegT/DnrJ/EryC1/StrS aminotransferase family protein; protein product: MMRFEKKVWLSSPTMHGDEIKYVTEAYETNWMSTVGANINELERLAAEKVGCKYAVALSAGTAALHLCTKLAGEALYGMPKAGTGALQNHKVFCSDMTFDATVNPIAYENGEAVFIDTEYKTWNMDPVALEKAFEIYPDVRLVVLVHLYGTPARVDEIRAICQKHNALLIEDAAESFGASYKGKQTGNFGDYSAISFNGNKIITGSSGGMFLTDSKEDAEKVRKWSTQSREAAPWYQHEEIGYNYRMSNVIAGVVRGQMPYLEEHIAQKKAIYMRYKEGLKGLPVQMNPYDAENSEPNFWLSCLIIDKSAMCKQVRGETEALYIHEKGKSCPTEILERIAAMNAEGRPIWKPMHMQPMYMSRAFITANGNGRARTNAYIAGETRDVGADIFARGLCLPSDNKMTPEQQDAIIQTIKECFE
- a CDS encoding Rpn family recombination-promoting nuclease/putative transposase; the encoded protein is MVQNYASVSPEYMSSNDNQSTKTYIVRDEQGEEFLLPKYAAIFRILMDDKDTIRDVLNSLLQLDPDHGIVDLEYEFEKPIDIFMPENDPARLDVWVRTKDNRYLNVEMQNKVHSFFFDRMHLYNSYLTLRGKYEYNRSPYFQGLSEQDRKYRYYELPETVSIWLCNSSILQSKDIYKDVWTTYSEYEVKSGNALPISRKNRYIVVDLPNFLRLRKGVKTREDFWLRLISRGPLQVPETEDPIFVNARERLRISRMKPELLKALEANMFDHHEYEAIEAEAFLKGQARGRDSERKKNDVLTSKRADFLRSQNVPDSVIAAMLAMK